In Deltaproteobacteria bacterium, the genomic window GCAACATGGCGACCATCGGCGGCAACTTGGCGCATGGCGACTATCAGTCCGATCCGCCGACTATTTTGGTCGCCCTCGATGCCAGCGTCGAGCTGATGCGCAAAGGCGGCACACGCCTGGTGAAACTCGCCGATTTCTTGCTCGGCAGCTATGAGACGGCGTTGGAGCCAGGAGAATTGGTGTCGGCGCTGCTGGTTCCGCCGCTTGTCGGCTGGCGCAGCACCTATGTCAAATTTACCACCGGCTCGTCGGAAGAACGGCCCGCCGCGGGGATCGCCGCGCTGGCGCGTATGGAAAATGGCAGTTGCCGCGATCTACGCTTGGTTGTCGGCGCCGTTTCGCCCCGCCCGGTGCGCATTTTTCAAGCAGAGGAGATGGCCAAAGGAAAAGAACTCACTCCCGCTCTGCTGGCCGACATCGGCGCCGAAGCGAGCCGGACGGTGGATCCCATCGATGATTTGCGCGGCCCGGCCGACTACAAGCGTCATCTTGTCGGAGTGCTCGCGCGGCGCGCCTGCGGCGCAGTCACCCAAGCTTGAGAGAGAGTCATCGTCGTGGCTGTCATTGGCACTGACGTAACCATGGTAGGCGGGCGCGCCAAAGTAACCGGCGCGGTGAACTACACGCCCGACCTCGAATTTCCTCGCATGCTCCATGCCAAGGCGCTGCGCAGCCCCTACCCGCACGCCAATCTGCTGCGCGTCGACACCGGCAAAGCGCTCAAACTTACGGGAGTCATCGCCATCGTCACGCGCGACGATCTTGCGGGACTCAATCCCTATTTCGGCCCGGTGGTCGACGATCAACCGGTGGTGGCCACCGAGCGCGTGCGCCACGTCGGCGAAGTGGTCGCGCTGGTGGCGGCCGAATCGCGTGAGATCGCCGAAGAGGCGCTTGGCTTGATCGAAGTCGATTACCAAGAATTGCCCGCGGTGTTCGATATTTTCGCCGCCGTGAAACCGGACGCGCCGGTGCTGCACGCGCAGCGTCACGAAACCACCGCCGGGGTGCATCGCGAAGAATTTAACTTTCAAGTCGGCGGCAATATTTGCAGCGTCTACCGCTGCGAAGACGGCGATATCAAAAAGGGCTTCGCTGAAGCCGACGAAATCTTCGAAAACACTTACACGCTGCCGCCGGTGCAGCATGGCCACATCGAGCCGCACGCAGCGACGGCATACTGGGAGCCGAGCGGGAAGCTGGTGCTTTATTCTGCGAGCCAAAACCCCTCCGGCGTCCAAGAACAGCTGGCGCAAATTTTCAAACTGCCCGAGAACCAAGTTCGCGTCATCGTGCCGCTCGTCGGCGGCGGCTACGGCGGCAAAACCCACGCGCGCCTGGAGCCGGCACTGGCGCTGCTGGCGCGCAAAGCGCGCCGCCCGGTGCAGTGGGTGCTGACGCGCGACGAAGTTTTTCTTACTGGCCGGCGCTACGGCGCACTAGTCAAGATCAAAACCGGCTTCAAGCGCGACGGCACCATCGTCGCGCGCCAGGTCGAAGCCTTTTATGAAATCGGCGCCTACGCGCTCAACGGCCCGGTCAACGCCAAGACCGGCTGCTACGTCTCGAGCGGGCCCTATAATATTCCCAACCGCAGTCTGACCACCTACTCCGTCTACGCCAATTTACCGCCCACCGGCCCTTACCGCGGCGTTGGCGTGTCCCACGTTTGTTGGGCCTACGAGTCGGAGATGGACGACATCGCACGGCGGCTGAATATCGATCCACTCGAATTGCGCTTACGACATCTGGTCCGCGAAGGCGACCTCTTCGTCACCGGCGAAAATCTGGTTTCCGTCGGCATCACCGATTGTCTGCGCAACACGGCACAGGCGATCGGCTGGCAAGGCAAACAAGAACAAGCGGCACCGGCAAGCGGAAAAACACTGGTGCGTGGCAAAGGGCTTGCCGTAACGATCAAAAGCACGACGACACCGACAACCTCGTCCGCTAACGTGCGCTTGAACGCCGACGGCTCGGCGGTGCTCCTCACCAGCAGCGTCGAGATGGGTCAGGGGCTGCTCACTTCGGCGGCGCAAATCGTCGCCGATGAATTGGGCTTGGGTTTCGACAAAGTCACGGTCAGTTCGCCCGATACCGAGATTACGCCCTACGACAAGTCGACCAGCTCGAGCCGCACGACGTTTCACATGGGCCAGGCAGCGCAAAAAGCCGCGCGTGAGATCAAGAATCAACTGCTCGAAGTCGCCGCGAAGAAGCTCGAAGCCCGCGCCGAAGATTTGGAGCTGCGCGACGGCGCGGTCGCCGTGCGCGGCGTGCCGGACAAGAAGATCTCCATCGCCGATATCTTCAAAGCGCGCTTCGGCTCCACCGTCGGCAGCATGTTCGGCGGCCATTGCTTCAAATCCGACGGCGGCCTGGATCCGAAAACCGGCAAGGGCAAAGCCGCGGCTTTCTGGTTTTTCTCCGCCTGCGGTGCCGAAGTTGAAGTGGATGTTGAAACCGGCAAGGTGCGCGTCTTAAACACCGTCACCGCCGTCGACGCCGGCAAAGCGATCCATCCGCGCCAGTGCGGCATGCAGAACGAAGGCTCGCTGCTCTCCGGCATGGGCTCGGCGCTGTTCGAAGAAATGGTTTACGACAACGGCCAGCCGATCAACAGCAACTTTTTGGAGTACATGCTGCCGTCTCTGGAAGATCATCCGGGCGGCTTTCGCTCGATCATCGTCGAGACGCCGCATCCCGATGGTCCCTACGGCGCCAAGGGCGTCGGCGAAGCGGCGCTGCCGCCGGTGGCGCCGGCTATCGGCAACGCGATTGCCAACGCGCTCGGCGGCGCGCGCGTGAGAGACTTGCCGATCAAGCCGGATAAGATTATCGCCGCGCTCAATGCTTTGAAGGAGAAACCCTAGCGTGGACATTGCTATCTCAACGACGATCAACGGCCGCGTCCATGATCTCAGCGTAAGACCAAACCAGACGCTGCTCGATTTGCTGCGCGATGATTTGTCGCTTAAAGGCTCGGTCGAAGGCTGCGGCGCCGGCGTCTGCGGCTCCTGCACGGTATTAGTCGATGGTCGCCCGGTGAGTTCCTGTCTAATGCTTGCGACCAATGCCGCAGGGAAAAAGATCACGACCATCGAAGGGCTCAGCCAAGACGGCAAGCTCGACCCGGTGCAAGAGGCGTTTCTCAAACACCAGGCGTTTCAATGCGGCTACTGCACGCCGGGCATGATCATGGCGGTGAAGGGCTTGCTGCTCAACAATCCGCATCCGACCGAAGAACAAGCGCGCGACTATCTATCGGGGAATCTGTGCCGCTGTGGCACCTACGTCGAAGTGCTCGCGGCGGTGAAGGAGTTGGCGACCGGCTGAAGCCGGTCGCGTTCAAAAGTTCAAGGTTGTCAACTCGGTTCTGGGTTTAATCGTTTTCAAACAGAAACAAATTGGAGGATCTGCCATGGCTTCTCCCGTTCGCATTTACGCTGGCACCCAAGAAGGTTTGTTTGTCTGGCGCGCGCAGAGCGGCGGTTGGGAAACCGTTAATGTCGCGTTCAAGACCGGCACCATCGATGGCATCGATGGCTTGCGGCGCAAGCCCAATGTGGTTTTTCTTTGCGTCACCCAGGATGGTCTCTATCGCACCGATGACGCCGGCAAAAGCTGGCGCCGGGTTTTCGAAGGCAACGTGCGCACCGTTACCGTCGACCCGACCAACGAAGAAGTGATCTACTGCGGCGTCGAGCCGATTCACCTCTATCGAAGCGAAGATGGCGGCAAGAGTTGGGAAGAATTAACCGGCGTGCAAGCGCTGCCGGCGGAAGTAAAGAAAAACTGGAGCTACCCGCGCCCACCGCACCGCGAGCATGTGCGCCACGTTTTCGTTCACCCAGACGATCCGAACATTCTGCATGTCTGTCTGGAACATGGCGGCATCATCCGCAGCTTCGACCGCGGCACGACTTGGCAGGACGTCAGCCGCGGCATCGAT contains:
- a CDS encoding xanthine dehydrogenase family protein subunit M, which gives rise to MQSFELAEPHTLEEACRLLSDDSDAKVVAGGTALLNLIKHGIFIPKTLVNLKKVSAAGAIAYNENTGLKIGALATIFDVESDPLVRQYYPALAEACHLVANIRIRNMATIGGNLAHGDYQSDPPTILVALDASVELMRKGGTRLVKLADFLLGSYETALEPGELVSALLVPPLVGWRSTYVKFTTGSSEERPAAGIAALARMENGSCRDLRLVVGAVSPRPVRIFQAEEMAKGKELTPALLADIGAEASRTVDPIDDLRGPADYKRHLVGVLARRACGAVTQA
- a CDS encoding xanthine dehydrogenase family protein molybdopterin-binding subunit codes for the protein MAVIGTDVTMVGGRAKVTGAVNYTPDLEFPRMLHAKALRSPYPHANLLRVDTGKALKLTGVIAIVTRDDLAGLNPYFGPVVDDQPVVATERVRHVGEVVALVAAESREIAEEALGLIEVDYQELPAVFDIFAAVKPDAPVLHAQRHETTAGVHREEFNFQVGGNICSVYRCEDGDIKKGFAEADEIFENTYTLPPVQHGHIEPHAATAYWEPSGKLVLYSASQNPSGVQEQLAQIFKLPENQVRVIVPLVGGGYGGKTHARLEPALALLARKARRPVQWVLTRDEVFLTGRRYGALVKIKTGFKRDGTIVARQVEAFYEIGAYALNGPVNAKTGCYVSSGPYNIPNRSLTTYSVYANLPPTGPYRGVGVSHVCWAYESEMDDIARRLNIDPLELRLRHLVREGDLFVTGENLVSVGITDCLRNTAQAIGWQGKQEQAAPASGKTLVRGKGLAVTIKSTTTPTTSSANVRLNADGSAVLLTSSVEMGQGLLTSAAQIVADELGLGFDKVTVSSPDTEITPYDKSTSSSRTTFHMGQAAQKAAREIKNQLLEVAAKKLEARAEDLELRDGAVAVRGVPDKKISIADIFKARFGSTVGSMFGGHCFKSDGGLDPKTGKGKAAAFWFFSACGAEVEVDVETGKVRVLNTVTAVDAGKAIHPRQCGMQNEGSLLSGMGSALFEEMVYDNGQPINSNFLEYMLPSLEDHPGGFRSIIVETPHPDGPYGAKGVGEAALPPVAPAIGNAIANALGGARVRDLPIKPDKIIAALNALKEKP
- a CDS encoding (2Fe-2S)-binding protein, coding for MDIAISTTINGRVHDLSVRPNQTLLDLLRDDLSLKGSVEGCGAGVCGSCTVLVDGRPVSSCLMLATNAAGKKITTIEGLSQDGKLDPVQEAFLKHQAFQCGYCTPGMIMAVKGLLLNNPHPTEEQARDYLSGNLCRCGTYVEVLAAVKELATG